A portion of the Glycine max cultivar Williams 82 chromosome 10, Glycine_max_v4.0, whole genome shotgun sequence genome contains these proteins:
- the LOC100791435 gene encoding nuclear transcription factor Y subunit B-10 gives MSDAPASPCGGGGGGSHESGEHSPRSNFREQDRFLPIANISRIMKKALPPNGKIAKDAKETVQECVSEFISFVTSEASDKCQREKRKTINGDDLLWAMTTLGFEEYIDPLKVYLAAYREIEGDSKGSAKGGDASAKRDVYQSPNGQVAHQGSFSQGVNYTNS, from the exons ATGTCCGATGCTCCGGCGAGTCCatgcggcggcggcggcggaggCAGCCACGAGAGCGGCGAGCACAGTCCCCGCTCCAATTTCCGCGAGCAGGACCGCTTCCTCCCCATCGCCAACATCAGCCGCATCATGAAGAAAGCGCTTCCTCCCAACGGGAAAATCGCCAAGGACGCCAAGGAAACCGTGCAGGAATGCGTCTCCGAGTTCATCAGCTTCGTCACCAGCGA AGCGAGCGATAAGTGTCagagagagaagaggaagaCCATCAACGGCGACGATTTGCTTTGGGCTATGACCACTTTAGGTTTCGAGGAGTATATTGATCCGCTCAAGGTTTACCTCGCCGCTTACAGAGAG Attgag GGTGATTCAAAGGGTTCGGCCAAGGGTGGAGATGCATCTGCTAAGAGAGATGTTTATCAGAGTCCTAATGGCCAG GTTGCTCATCAAGGTTCTTTCTCACAAGGTGTTAATTATACGAATTCTTAG